The Sporosarcina sp. Marseille-Q4943 genome includes the window CTTTACAAGGGTTTCAATCTACAACTACCGAATAATAAATGAAAAGGGGGCTGTATTGGAATGAATGAAGTTGTGGGCAATCTTAAAAATTACTTGGAATGGGCAGATTCGTTGCACTCGTTGACTGAACAACAGAGGGATACACCGTATCAAGAAGGAAAATGGACTCCAAAGGAGATTCTCATGCATATGGCGGAATGGGATCGATTCACTTTGGAGCATCGGCTTGAACGGATGAAAGAATCAGAGAAGCTTGAAGATGTGGAGTGGGGACCGTTCAATGAGCGGGCTGCAAAACTTGCAAAAGAACATTCCTTTGATGAAGTGATCGTACTCGCAAAGAAGTATCGGCAACAAATTATTGAATGGCTTGAAGGTGTGGATGAGGCGGAATGGACGAAGCCGTTTAACATCGGCGAACATGTTCTGACATTACGGGAATATTTCTCGGATTTTGTTTGGCATGATTCGCACCATAAGGAACAAATCGAGTCGATTCGATAAGAAGAGAAGATCTTTAATGTGTTATGCGTGATTGGGAGAGTTTATGCGCGTTTGCGGGAGTTTATGCGGTTCTGCAGGCGTTTATGCGTTTTTGGAGGAAGTTATGCGTATTTAATTCGATTTATGCGTGATTCCAGCGATTTATGCGTATTTCGGCATAAAAAAAGCGTCCTGTCATCTGACAGGACGCTTTTTTCAATTATTGTCCAGCTTCGGCGGCCAGATGCTCGGGGTCATGAGAAAACCCGGCTAAGTGGCAAAAAGCGCCACACGCCGGGTTTTCTTATGCCTGTCGCATCTAAGCAGGCCGCCTACGCATTTCTATATAGCGGCGGAGGGGGTCGAACCCACGACCTTTCGGGTATGAACCGAACGCTCTAGCCAGCTGAGCTACGCCGCCATGTTGTTCATTTGTTCTGAACGACAATAACCATAATACACGGCTTGATGGCGTCTGTCAACCTTTCGTTGAAAAATAGAAAAAGACTTCGGAACGAGTCGAAATCTTTTTTGATTCACTTGTCAGGAACAGACAAATTCTTTCGCTTTACCTATGTATACTCAGTTGCAAGTAGACATAGGGGGAATGTGAGATGAAGATGATAGGCAATCTTGAGAGACCGGTAGGCCAGCAGATTCGTCAGGTGTTCGACACGGTGGGGAAGCGGAAGATGTATGTATTGATGG containing:
- a CDS encoding DinB family protein, producing the protein MNEVVGNLKNYLEWADSLHSLTEQQRDTPYQEGKWTPKEILMHMAEWDRFTLEHRLERMKESEKLEDVEWGPFNERAAKLAKEHSFDEVIVLAKKYRQQIIEWLEGVDEAEWTKPFNIGEHVLTLREYFSDFVWHDSHHKEQIESIR